The genomic region TTTTTTCTTTTCCTCTCTAGCACTTAGACAATTGGTGTGAAACCAAATGCAACGGCACCTTCCCCCAAATGAGTAGCAATTACGCCATCAAATGATACGATTTCTAGATTTTCTGTTTGACCTCTTTCAGCCAAAGCTTGATAGAAATGTTGTGCTTTTTCTTCTGCGCGAGAATGAATGATGAAGACTTCGTATTCGCCATTTTTAGTCACGTCAGACAAAACATCTACAAGACGTTTGATAGCCTTTTTCTCAGTTCGCACTTTTTCATATACTTCAATAACACCTTCGTCATTAAAGTAAAGAATTGGTTTAATGCTAAGCAAGTTACCAATCAAAGCTGAACCATTTGACAAACGTCCACCTTTTACCAAGTGATTTAAATCATCAACCATGATAAAGGCACTTGTTCCATCGATTTGCTTTTGCAATTTAGCCAAAATATCATCAAACGAAAGACCATCTTCAGCCCAATTAAGTGTA from Streptococcus lutetiensis harbors:
- a CDS encoding DegV family protein, with amino-acid sequence MKLAVITDTTAVLSDDLKAKENLFVLDIPIMIGGVSYVEGKDLSLDDFYKKMAMSPTLPKTSQPSLVKLDEILTQLSSEGYTHVVGLFLSSGISGFWQNIQFLIEDYPELTIAFPDSKITSAPLGSMVKNTLNWAEDGLSFDDILAKLQKQIDGTSAFIMVDDLNHLVKGGRLSNGSALIGNLLSIKPILYFNDEGVIEVYEKVRTEKKAIKRLVDVLSDVTKNGEYEVFIIHSRAEEKAQHFYQALAERGQTENLEIVSFDGVIATHLGEGAVAFGFTPIV